The genome window GCATTATAACAGCTGGGGGCGAGGAGATAAAGCATTTGGGGTGGTGCTGGTGTTGTAAAGGCATATTGAGGTCAGAGGGCAAGGGGCGCAGCGAGGTTGTTTACGACATAACTCCTTGCCGTGGCGCACGAGTAGGGCGTGGTACTCGTTAAATAGCTGAGGGTCTGGTGGCAGGTTGTCCATAAAGAGGCGTTGTAGATTTTCATAGCTGGCATTTTCCTCAGACAGGCCAAGGCGAGCACAGATGCGACGGGTGTAGGCATCGATGACGAAGACCGGTTTAGCTGCTGCGTAAAGGGCGATGGAATCGGCCGTCTCCGGCCCGATGCCATGTATGCGCAGGAGTTCTCGCCGCAAGGTGGTCAGATCAAGGGTGAACAGCTCCTGGAGGTCGCCGTGGTAACGTTGTATCAGGTGAGCAACGAAAGCTGCTAATTTCTTAGCCTTAGCGTTGTAATAACCAGAAGGATAGATCAGTGACGCTAGCTCCGGCTCGCTAAGTTGAGCAAGAGCCATTGGAGTAAGGACACCACATGCCTTTAAGTTCCCGATGGCCCTCTCAACGTTCGCCCAGGCGGCTGCTTGGGTGAGGATGGCCCCCACGATGACCTCAAAGGGGTCATCAGCTGGCCACCAGTGTTGGGGTCCATAGCGTTGATGCAGGCTTTGATAAACGTAGTCCAGCTTCTCGGCGACAGTCACGGCCAATATTTCGGCTGCTGCGGTTTAAGAGTGTAACGATCCTGTCTTAACCTCTTCCTTCCTCTCTAGGCAATCGCGGTAGATGTACATCAGTTCTTTATCAAAGAGGGCCCGCTTCAGCTGCACGGCTAGTACCCTTGCCGCAGCCAGGATCTTCGTTGTCTGCTCCTCTGTCAGCTCTATCCCAAATTCCCGGAATTTGTAGTGGATAGTGTGCGAGCCCGAGTGCTTGCCGACTACCAGCTGTCGTGTCAGCCCAACCTCCTCTGGGCTGAAGATCTCGTAGTTATGAGGGTTCTTAATCACGCCATCAACGTGGATGCCCGATTCATGGGCGAAAACGTTAGTTCCCACCACTGGTTTCCAGCCAGGTAATATTCGTCCGGAGGCTTGGGAGACATACTCGGCCAGTTCACGAAAACGGCTGGTATCGATTCCTAAGTCAATGTGCTGGGTGTACTTGAGAGCCATCACGACCTCTTCGAGGGCGGCGTTGCCGGCTCGCTCGCCAAGACCATTAACGGTTACGTTGACATAAGTCGCCCCAGCCCGGATGCCAGCCAGGGCGTTGGCTGTAGCCAGACCAAAATCGTTGTGGGTATGCATCTCAATATCGATATGGACTGTTTCAATGAGTCGCTTGATTCGGTCGTAGGTTTCGAAGGGGTCGAGAGCGCCCAGGGTATCGCAGAAACGCAATCTATCTGCCCCCCATTCCTTGGCCGTTTGGGCGAATTGTACCAGGAATTCCCAATCAGCCCGAGAAGCGTCCTCAGCATTGACAGAGACGTAAAGATTGTGCTTCTTGGCAAAGTCTACGCTCCTCTTGATGTTCTCCAGGACCCAAGGACGGTCGCGCTGTAACTTTGTCTGAATATGGATGTCTGAGGCGGAGATGGAGATGGCCACGGCGTTAATCCCACAATCCAGCGAATCTTGGATATCAGAGACAACGGCCCTATTCCAGGCCAGAATGCTGGTGGGGAGGTCAAGCCTGGCGATCATCTTTACGGCCTCTTTCTCGTCTCCTCCCATAGCCGGGATGCCTGCCTCGATTTGATGCACACCAATCTCACTGAGGAGCCTGGCGATACGTACCTTCTCGGCATTGGCAAACACTACCCCCGCCGTTTGCTCTCCATCACGCAAGGTGGTATCGTCTATCTTGATCTGTCTCACTGTACACCCTCCTTACTAACCTACTTAACTTACCAGGAATACAGCCTATTTATGTTGCGGATACACACCAGCCCAGTTCTACATCCAGGGTTTACAATAATGCCGTAGTGTAGCATATATTTAGCTGAAGTGCAAATTGACAGCAGACAAAGGGTGACCTAAAATGAGGCTAATTCGGGTCGCCGGGAATTTCAACTACGATAGGGGTAATCTCAGGAGGGTAATGATGCCCAAACTAGTGTGGGGGATGCTCGCACGCACCGTCATTCCACTTTGGTTACGCCGCTTCAGCCTGATCTTGGGTGTTGCGGTGTTTTTTCTGGCTCTCATCCCGGCCGTCGCGAATGCTCAGCCTGGTGTTCCTCATACCCTGGAGAACCGCAGCAACTGTTTGCAATGTCATGGGCCGGGAGGCATGAAACCGGTCCCGGCCGACCATGCCGGTCGGGGGAACGATACCTGTTTGTCCTGTCATCGGCCTGCTCTGGGGCCAAGCCCAACTGTTGTGTCTGCGACGCCCACCCCTGTTCCCACAGTGGTCCCTGCGATGCCTACACCCACTCCAGCGATTACGCCTATGGCCCCTATCCGCACGCCCGGAGAGCCCACGCCGCTGCCGAGTCCAACCATTACACCCTCTGTCCCGGCTCCCACTGCACCAGTGCCCAGTCCTACCACGGTTATGCCACCCAGTCCTACTCCTACTCCAGCGAAGGTTGGTGTGGTGAGTGCTGGCTGTCGTAGGTGCCACACCAAACCAGAGTTCACCCACGTGGCCTTATCTACCGCTCCTCCCCCAGCCAGCGTGGAGGAAGCTCAGGCGCAAAGGGTGTACGCTCATCGTTTCATCGAGTGTACGTCCTGTCATAGTGAGGATCCACACAAGCAGATGGCGCCGGTGACGAAGGTGTCTATAGCCGAAGCCTGTGGTCGCTGCCACACCTTTGAGCTTGCACTGCATCGGGGTAGCGTCCACGGCCAAAGCCTCGCCGCAGGTGGCCGTGACGCAGCGTCCTGCGTCGATTGTCACAGCACTGAGAATACGCCCCATAGCATCGCTCGTATAATGAGTCCAGACTCTCCCGCCTATCGTCCAAGTATCGCCCATACCTGTGCCCAATGTCACGCTAAAACGGAGCTGATGGCCAGATACGGGGTACCGACGACGGTGTACAGCTCTTATATGGCTACCTTTCACGGTAAGGCCAACGTGTTAAGTCCCTACGAGATCACTCAACATCCCAAGGCTACCTGTATTGATTGCCACGGCTATCACGATATCAAGAGTGTAGAGGCGCCAGATTCACCTGTAAACAAGCAAAACCTGGCCAGCACCTGCGGACGCTGTCATCCTGGCGCTGGCGAAAGATTTGCCAGCGGTTGGTTGGGACATAAGGAGGCTTCGCCCAAGGAGTTCCCAGCAGTATACTTCACGGAACGGTTCTTTTTCTTCTTTACGGCGGCGGTGTTAATCCTCTGATTCTTATTTATGGTCGGGCTTGAGATTCTGGCATGGTCGATGGGGCGCAAGCCGACCTACCATTGATGTAATAACTTCGCTATTTCTCCAGGGAGGATAATTATGGCCATTTCATCAAACGAAGCGGTGATGAACGTTCCCCAACCTGCAGTGGGTAAGGTGAGAGAGGTGATCGTAGGAAGGGCTGTCAGCCGGGAGATCGTTCGTTTTGATGTTCACCAGAGGGCCCAACATTTGATGATGATGGTCTCCTTGCTCCTTTTAGTGTTCACTGGCCTGCCCCAAAAGTTTTATACCCTATCTGTGAGCCAATGGCTTATTGGGGTATGGGGTGGGCTAGACAGTGCTCGCATGATTCATCGGTCAGCAGCTGTAGTGATGATCCTGGCCTGTGTCTATCACCTAGCCTACCTTATCTATGGTATAGTCGTCCTCAAGCGACCGTTCCCCGTCTGGATGATTCCTTCCCCGGAAGATTTCCGGGATTTTTTCCAGAATACGGCTTATTGTCTTGGTCTGGCCAAAGAGAAGCCTAAGTTTGACCGCTACAGCTACTTCGAGAAGTTCGATTATTGGGCGGTGTTCTGGGGTGTTCCCATAATGGTAGGCACGGGGTTGATCCTCTGGTTCCCCTTGATCGCGGTCAGATTTCTGCCGGGGGTGGTGGTACCGATAGCCGCTATTGCCCATAGCGATGAAGCGGTGCTGGCAGCTGGTTGGATCTTCGTTATTCATCTCTATAATGCCCATCTGGCACCGCACATCTTCCCCTTCAATAAATCGATCTTCACCGGTTGTGTGACCGAGGAGCGCTACAAGAGAGAGCACCCCCTCGAATATGAGCGTCTGCTTAAGGTGGCAGAGGCTCCAAGGGAAGCACAGGAGGAGCAGGTCCAAGGGGAGGGCTGAAAGGGACTATGATGGCGCAGTGGGCGATGGCCATCGCCCACTGCGCCTAATGATTAGACGGTAGAGCGAAAGCGCAGACTCGGTGCTCTGGGCTTGGTGTTGGATTGGGTAAGAGAACAGCACTCATCTTCTTGTTCGCCGTTGGCCAGTTGTTGACTGGGTTTGGCCCGCCGGCCTTGATCGAGAGCGATCAGGTTAAGGCCCCCTTATTTGCTGAGCAAGTAGGGCTAGTCCGCCGGGCGATCGCGCCCGAGGTGAGCGCTCGCAGTGTAGCCATCATCGATGGCGCCACCGGCAAGCTCGTTTATGGGAAGGATGCTCATCAGCGGCTACCACCGGCCAGTCTCACTAAGATCGTCACGGCCATCGTGGCTCTGGAAAACGCTCGACTCAGTGATCTGGTCAAGGTCAAAGTGAATAGCGTAGCGATGCCTGGTAGCTCGGTTATGGGACTCCGTTCAGGTGAGGAGCTGACCCTTGAGGACCTCCTGTATGGGCTGATGTTGCCCTCGGGAAACGATGCAGCGGTGGACATCGCCCAGTATGTGGGGGGTAGCGAAGAGCGATTCGTTCAAATGATGAACGCGAAGGTAGCTGAGCTGGGTTTGCAGGACACGCATTTTGTCAATCCCCATGGACTGGATGCCGAAGGCCATTACTCCAGCGCCTATGACATGGCCATGTTAGGGCGATACGCTATGCGTAATCCGGTTTTTGCTAAGATTGTTGGGACAAAGGAGATCACGGTTCGGGGGAAATGGGTCTACTGGCTAAAGAATACGAACGCGCTGCTCTGGAAATATGCCGGCACTGATGGTGTCAAGACTGGCGACGAAGAGGCGGCCGGGCAGACCTTGGTAGCCTCCGTGACCAGAGCTGGTCACCAGGTTTTTGTCGGGTTGATGCACAGCAAAGACCGGGTGGCTGATGCCCAGTCGCTTTTGAACTATCT of Chloroflexota bacterium contains these proteins:
- a CDS encoding endonuclease III domain-containing protein, with amino-acid sequence MAVTVAEKLDYVYQSLHQRYGPQHWWPADDPFEVIVGAILTQAAAWANVERAIGNLKACGVLTPMALAQLSEPELASLIYPSGYYNAKAKKLAAFVAHLIQRYHGDLQELFTLDLTTLRRELLRIHGIGPETADSIALYAAAKPVFVIDAYTRRICARLGLSEENASYENLQRLFMDNLPPDPQLFNEYHALLVRHGKELCRKQPRCAPCPLTSICLYNTSTTPNALSPRPQLL
- the nifV gene encoding homocitrate synthase is translated as MRQIKIDDTTLRDGEQTAGVVFANAEKVRIARLLSEIGVHQIEAGIPAMGGDEKEAVKMIARLDLPTSILAWNRAVVSDIQDSLDCGINAVAISISASDIHIQTKLQRDRPWVLENIKRSVDFAKKHNLYVSVNAEDASRADWEFLVQFAQTAKEWGADRLRFCDTLGALDPFETYDRIKRLIETVHIDIEMHTHNDFGLATANALAGIRAGATYVNVTVNGLGERAGNAALEEVVMALKYTQHIDLGIDTSRFRELAEYVSQASGRILPGWKPVVGTNVFAHESGIHVDGVIKNPHNYEIFSPEEVGLTRQLVVGKHSGSHTIHYKFREFGIELTEEQTTKILAAARVLAVQLKRALFDKELMYIYRDCLERKEEVKTGSLHS
- a CDS encoding cytochrome b/b6 domain-containing protein, which codes for MAISSNEAVMNVPQPAVGKVREVIVGRAVSREIVRFDVHQRAQHLMMMVSLLLLVFTGLPQKFYTLSVSQWLIGVWGGLDSARMIHRSAAVVMILACVYHLAYLIYGIVVLKRPFPVWMIPSPEDFRDFFQNTAYCLGLAKEKPKFDRYSYFEKFDYWAVFWGVPIMVGTGLILWFPLIAVRFLPGVVVPIAAIAHSDEAVLAAGWIFVIHLYNAHLAPHIFPFNKSIFTGCVTEERYKREHPLEYERLLKVAEAPREAQEEQVQGEG
- a CDS encoding D-alanyl-D-alanine carboxypeptidase, which codes for MGKRTALIFLFAVGQLLTGFGPPALIESDQVKAPLFAEQVGLVRRAIAPEVSARSVAIIDGATGKLVYGKDAHQRLPPASLTKIVTAIVALENARLSDLVKVKVNSVAMPGSSVMGLRSGEELTLEDLLYGLMLPSGNDAAVDIAQYVGGSEERFVQMMNAKVAELGLQDTHFVNPHGLDAEGHYSSAYDMAMLGRYAMRNPVFAKIVGTKEITVRGKWVYWLKNTNALLWKYAGTDGVKTGDEEAAGQTLVASVTRAGHQVFVGLMHSKDRVADAQSLLNYLFANFTWVELALPRNPFFGMEDAEQVWHPFVLQDKYEECLGTWQRSFLNWFVDFSPGAGSGVARFYLDDSLVAKLPFRIR